AGAGTCAGTTCCTGCGGTCGAGTTGTCTTCGACAGCTGCCGCCACCCCTTCGAAGTCGTCGGGCAGATCGGCGGCCGCTAGGATCGCATCGGCGATCGGATGGCAGACATCGCGTTCGATCGCCGCGGCGCTTGTTAAGCCCTCGCGATCACCGATCACTTCGACGACCCGCGATCGTCCTTCGGTCAGCGTCCCGGTTTTGTCGAACCAGATCGTTCCGGTTCCGGCCAGCTGTTGCAGCGAGCTACCGTCGCGGATCAAGATCTTCCGCCGAGCGGCTCGGCCCAGCGAGACCGCGATCGCCAGTGGCGTTGCCAACGCCAAGGCGCAGGGACAGGCGACGATCAACAGCGCCGTGGCATTGGCCGCTCCCTGTTGCCAATTGTCGCGCGCACTGAGCGCAAACGCGACGAGCGCCAACGTGGTCACCACGATCACAAAGATCCCGCCGATCCGATCGGCCAATTGAACGATCGGCGTCTTGCGGGCCGCGGCCGCTTCGACGGCTTGCATCACCCGCCCGATCCGGCTCGCATCGCCGCTCGCTTCGACGCAGACATCGATCGAACGCGTGACGTTCACCGTGCCGGCAAGGACCGTCTCGCCCACCGCGGCGCGAATCGGCTGGCTCTCCCCCGTCAACAACGACCTGTCGATCGTCGTCTCTCCAGCAATGATCTCTCCGTCAGCTGGAAAGCTTTCACCCGCGGCGACGCGAATCCGGTCGCCCGCCTGCAAGTTGTCGGCCAGGACCGCCTGCGTCTCGCCATCGTCCAGGATCCGGCTGGCGTGGCGTGGCGTGATCCGCAGCAGCAGATCGACCGAGCGCGCGGCGCGATGCTGCTGGCGGAACTGGATCCAGCGGCCGATCAACAAAAAGAAAACCAACACGGCCAGCGAGTCGAAGTAGACGTCGCCGCGGCCGGTGATCGCGTTGATCAGCCCGGCGACCGAACCGACCGAGAGGCCTAGCGCGACCGGTAGATCCATATGAGGTGTGCGTGTTCGCAGCGACGCCATCGCGCCGCGGAAGAAGGTTCGTCCGGGCACCGCGACTGCCAGAAGGCCCAATCCCGTTCCGATCGTTCTCAAAAACATTCGATGATCGGCAGCGACGCCCGAGGCTTCCCCGGCGTACAGACCGATCGCGATCCACATCGCGTTGGCGGCACAGAAGCCGGCGATCGCGATCTGGATCAGCAGTCGCCGGTTTTCGCGAGCGAAGTGATCGTCGAGCTGTTTGGTGAGCGGAGCGACTTGGTAGCCCAAGCGGTCCATCGTGCGAGCGATCTCGCTCAACGGAACCCGCTGCGGATCGAAGACGATGCGGATCGTATGATCGCTCATTTTGACGCGGGCCAATTGCCAGCCGTCGATCCGCGCCGCCGCGTTTTCGATCAGCCAAGCACATGCGCCGCAGTGCAGTCCGTGGAGCGCTAGATCGGTCGAAAGCAGACCGCCCGATTGCGGCTTCGGAGCCGAATCGCCTAAGAATTCCGGCTGGTCGAAGACGTCGTATCGCGACCGCTGGCCGGGGACGCCTTGAGCCGCGGCGGAGGTCATCTGATCGCGAAGGGCGTAGAAATCGGAAAGGCCCCAGCCGTTGATCAGGTCGTACGCGCCGTGGCAACCGTTGCAGCAGAAGATCCGCTGCGGATCGGCATCGGCGCGGACTCGCGTCGGCAGTCCGCAATGGACGCAGGGAAGTTCGACGATCGCCGGGCAAGCGGATTCGTCGGCACTGGCGGCCGAATCGGCTGGCAATTCAGCTGCGTTCGAATTGGAGAACGCTTTGGTATTCAACGCCTTTTCCTTATCCCTTTCACTATGCAGATCCGCGTTCATTAGAGGACAGCCCGCAACATCCCCTCGGCCTTGTCCCACGTCTCCTGTTCCTCTTGCTCCGGTTTGCTGCGCGATGTGATCCCGCCACCGACGGGCATCTGAAGCCAGCCGTCGCGGCAGGTGACGGTGCGGATCAAGATGTTCAGGTCGCCGCGGCCGCCGGTCGAAAGGTAGCCGAGCGATCCGCAATAGGGACCGCGAGCTGTCGGTTCCAGTTCGGCGATGATCTGCATCGCGCGGACCTTCGGAGCTCCGGTGATCGATCCGCCGGGAAAGCTGGCTCTCAACAGATCGACCACGTCGACATCGTCGCGCAGCCTGCCGTGGACGCGCGAGACCAGGTGCTGGACGCATTCATATTGTTCCAGTTCGCAGAGCCCAGCGACGTCGATCGAATCGTCGTTGCAGACTCGCGACAGATCGTTTCGCATCAGATCGACAATCATCACGTTTTCGGCGCGGTCCTTGAGACTGGATAGCAGTTGCGCCCCAAGCTGTTGATCGACCGCGGCGTCGCCGGTCCGCGGGCAGGTTCCCTTGATCGGTCGAGTCTCGACGAAGCGGTCATCGATTTGCAGGAACCGCTCCGGCGAAGCGCTGACAACTTGCCAATCACCGCCGTCAAAATAGCCGGCAAACGGAGCGGCGTTCCGCGATCGCATCCGCAGGTAAGCGGCAACCGCTCCGTGTTGGTCGGGATACAACAATCGCTGGGCGAGGTTGACTTGGAAGGCATCGCCGCGGCGGATGTAATCGATCACGTCGCCGACTGCGGTGCGAAATTCACCGGGGGCGAAGTTGCTGGTCAGCGAAGGGTCGATCGGCGTGCGGAACTGCGGCGCCAGCGCGTCGTGTGCCCGCGGAGCGGATCGCGGCGGTCGAGGCATCGCCGTCGGCGTGCACCCCAACCACCATTGGATCTGCTGCATCCGTCGCGCGGCGGCGACGCGTCGCCGATCGGGATCGGTTTCGGGCCAGCCTTGGCTGATGATCCAGCCGCGGTTCTGTTGGTGATCGACGGCGATCGTCCAATCGTAAAGGCCCACGCAGAGCGGCGGTGTCGGCAAGTCGTTGAACCGCGGTGCGGGGATCGGTTCGAGCGATCGGCCCAGTTCGTAGCCCAGGACGCCGGCGAGGCCTCCTTGGAAGGGAGGCAGCCCCGGCGCGGCAGCTTGGCTGAGCAAGGGGATGAATTTTTGCAGCTTGGCCAGCGGATCGGCGTCGTCGTCGGTGGCCGATACGATTTCGATCGGATCGGCGGTGAGGAACGAATACCGGCCCAGATCGGGCATCGGTTTGGCGCTGTCCAACCAGAGGCAATGGGGCAGATGGCACAGCCGCAGGAAGACCTCGCGGAGATCGGTTTGCGGCGGCAGAGGCGCGACCAACGGGCAATCCCCCGCCGACGTGAAGTCGGGCGTGGCGGGGTGCAGGTCGGCGGGCGTGGGGATCACCATCTACAGCAAGTCGGTAGGGAGAACCAGCGACGCGGGCGTTCGCTGGCGGTGGGAAATCAAGCTTCGACAGCAGTCAACGATTCTTGCCCCATCACGGGTTCAACCGCTGGCAGATTGCCAGCGACCCGCGTCTCCTGCCACTTGCACCCCAGCATCACACAATTGATTCCCGAGCCGATGCCGAGCAGACCAATTCGTTGGTCGGGTTGAACATGTTGGTATTGACCAGCCGCGGCCAGCGCCAGCGGCAACGCGACCGAACCGGTGTTGCCCAACCATGGGAAGACGGCGGTGTCATTTTCCGGGGGCAGACTCAGCGTTTCCAACATCAGCGCGCGATGGCGTCCGCCCACTTGATGGCAGATCGTTCGATCGATGTCGGCGCGATCCCATTTGGCATCGGCAAGCAGTTTCTCGAACCCGGCGGCTCCGGCGGCAACTCCCGCGGCCAACAGACGTTCCGAATCGGTATCCATCAACGGCGCCATGTTCGCACCGGCTGAATCGGTGTCGCTGCGGCAGAGGTTATGTCCGTCGGTGGCGGCATGCGAAACCGCGTGCTCCAGTCGCGAGCCCGATTGGCTGATCCGGCGGTGGGTCAGCAGCACGGCACAGCTGCCCGAGCCGATCGTCAGCGAAGCGAAAGCCGGTTTGACCGTCTTGCGCGTGATCGATTCATCGGCGTTCAGGTTGTTGATCGTCGCTTCCAACAGCGGGCGGCTGTTCTCGGTCCCGACAACGATACCGGCTTCGATCGCACCCTGTTCGATCAGCGTCGCGATCTGCACGATCCCGTTGAGCAGACCGAGGCAGGCGTTGGAGACGTCATAGACCCAGCAGTTTGGCGAAAGGCCAGCGCCGTGATGGACGCGCGACGCCGTGGCGGGTTCGAGGAAGTCGCGGCAGACGCTGGCGTGGATCAGGCATCCGACGCGGGCTGGATCGATTCCGGCGGCGGAGATCGCCGACTTGCAGCTCTCGATACTCGGACCGCTGGGCAGAGTGCCGGCGGGCCAAACGCGGCGCTGGGCGATCGAACTCATCAATTCCAGGCGGCCTTCGGGCAGACGCAGCCGGCTGTAGAGCGGTTCCAGGCGGCGTTCGATCTCGTCGCTAGTCCAAACTTCTTCGGGCAAATGGACTCCCAGCGATTCGATGCAGACGTTTTCAAATTGCAATGGAAGCCTCGTAGAGCGGGGGGGTTGCGGCGGAATCAGGCCCGGGGCGAACTGGATCGGTCCCGGAAAAAGCTGGTCTCACGATGAATTAGAACTGTAATCCCGACGCTCAAACGAAGCGCACGGCGACAGATCCGTCCGTGAAGGAATCTAAGATACCGCATATGGCAGGCGTTGGTAAAGCTGCGAAACGCCCAGGAGCGAGGGGGCGACAAAACGCCCGAACGGCTCTGCGGACCAGGCAAGCAATGCTAGCA
Above is a genomic segment from Rosistilla ulvae containing:
- a CDS encoding 3-oxoacyl-ACP synthase III → MQFENVCIESLGVHLPEEVWTSDEIERRLEPLYSRLRLPEGRLELMSSIAQRRVWPAGTLPSGPSIESCKSAISAAGIDPARVGCLIHASVCRDFLEPATASRVHHGAGLSPNCWVYDVSNACLGLLNGIVQIATLIEQGAIEAGIVVGTENSRPLLEATINNLNADESITRKTVKPAFASLTIGSGSCAVLLTHRRISQSGSRLEHAVSHAATDGHNLCRSDTDSAGANMAPLMDTDSERLLAAGVAAGAAGFEKLLADAKWDRADIDRTICHQVGGRHRALMLETLSLPPENDTAVFPWLGNTGSVALPLALAAAGQYQHVQPDQRIGLLGIGSGINCVMLGCKWQETRVAGNLPAVEPVMGQESLTAVEA
- a CDS encoding anthranilate synthase component I family protein; its protein translation is MVIPTPADLHPATPDFTSAGDCPLVAPLPPQTDLREVFLRLCHLPHCLWLDSAKPMPDLGRYSFLTADPIEIVSATDDDADPLAKLQKFIPLLSQAAAPGLPPFQGGLAGVLGYELGRSLEPIPAPRFNDLPTPPLCVGLYDWTIAVDHQQNRGWIISQGWPETDPDRRRVAAARRMQQIQWWLGCTPTAMPRPPRSAPRAHDALAPQFRTPIDPSLTSNFAPGEFRTAVGDVIDYIRRGDAFQVNLAQRLLYPDQHGAVAAYLRMRSRNAAPFAGYFDGGDWQVVSASPERFLQIDDRFVETRPIKGTCPRTGDAAVDQQLGAQLLSSLKDRAENVMIVDLMRNDLSRVCNDDSIDVAGLCELEQYECVQHLVSRVHGRLRDDVDVVDLLRASFPGGSITGAPKVRAMQIIAELEPTARGPYCGSLGYLSTGGRGDLNILIRTVTCRDGWLQMPVGGGITSRSKPEQEEQETWDKAEGMLRAVL
- a CDS encoding heavy metal translocating P-type ATPase; this translates as MNTKAFSNSNAAELPADSAASADESACPAIVELPCVHCGLPTRVRADADPQRIFCCNGCHGAYDLINGWGLSDFYALRDQMTSAAAQGVPGQRSRYDVFDQPEFLGDSAPKPQSGGLLSTDLALHGLHCGACAWLIENAAARIDGWQLARVKMSDHTIRIVFDPQRVPLSEIARTMDRLGYQVAPLTKQLDDHFARENRRLLIQIAIAGFCAANAMWIAIGLYAGEASGVAADHRMFLRTIGTGLGLLAVAVPGRTFFRGAMASLRTRTPHMDLPVALGLSVGSVAGLINAITGRGDVYFDSLAVLVFFLLIGRWIQFRQQHRAARSVDLLLRITPRHASRILDDGETQAVLADNLQAGDRIRVAAGESFPADGEIIAGETTIDRSLLTGESQPIRAAVGETVLAGTVNVTRSIDVCVEASGDASRIGRVMQAVEAAAARKTPIVQLADRIGGIFVIVVTTLALVAFALSARDNWQQGAANATALLIVACPCALALATPLAIAVSLGRAARRKILIRDGSSLQQLAGTGTIWFDKTGTLTEGRSRVVEVIGDREGLTSAAAIERDVCHPIADAILAAADLPDDFEGVAAAVEDNSTAGTDSSDEATARTQIAIGGVLGEHRGAAIAAGSLKFIQSQGIEIPAKLSQAAERLTAQGTTAIVVARDAIAITVLGIDDPLRAGADVAIAELKRAGWRVGILSGDHPGVVRSVADRVGVPQSLAIGGLSPENKLDIVSHHGPTDSGSADHALPEPAPGLQVMIGDGANDAAALAAADVGIAVRGGAEVSLQAAPIFIASGRLGSVVELVRGARRTARLIHITFAVSLGYNVIAVGLAMAGRISPLVAAVLMPLSSVSVLSLTLASRSFRERDEPERTK